Proteins encoded in a region of the Chelonoidis abingdonii isolate Lonesome George chromosome 2, CheloAbing_2.0, whole genome shotgun sequence genome:
- the RHOBTB2 gene encoding rho-related BTB domain-containing protein 2 isoform X1 has protein sequence MDSDMDYERPNVETIKCVVVGDNAVGKTRLICARACNATLTQYQLLATHVPTVWAIDQYRVCQEVLERSRDVVDDVSVSLRLWDTFGDHHKDRRFAYGRSDVVVLCFSIANPNSLHHVKTMWYPEIKHFCPRAPVILVGCQLDLRYADLEAVNRARRPLARPIKPNEILPPEKGREVAKELGIPYYETSVVAQFGIKDVFDNAIRAALISRRHLQFWKSHLRNVQRPLLQAPFLPPKPPPPIIMVPDPPSNNEEHPAHLLEDPLCADVILVLQEKIKIYAHKIYLSTSSSKFYDLFLMDLSEEDQQGAAGGSFGAAVSTTATERTLHQEERHHGRDFLLRAASFDICESTEEFSSSQRPPCLRASTSDGILRGNSYEKGQRGLRRGRILSSWSRAFVSIQEEMADDPLTYKSRLMVVVKMDPSIQPGPFRAVLKYLYTGELDENERDLMHIAHIAELLEVFDLRMMVANILNNEAFMNQEITKAFHVRRTNRVKECLAKGTFSDVIFILDDGAISAHKPLLISSCDWMAAMFGGPFVESSTQEVVFPYTSKSCMRAVLEYLYTGQFSSSPDLDDMKLIILANRLCLPHLVALTEQYMVAGLMEALQMLVDIDGDVLVFLELAQFHCAYQLADWCLHHICTNYNNVCRKFPRDMKAMSAENQEYFEKHRWPPVWYLKEEDHYQRAKKEREKEDYLHQKRQPKRRWLFWNTSSSPSASPSSSAATASSSSSSSSSSSSSAVV, from the exons ATGGATTCTGACATGGATTATGAGAGGCCAAACGTAGAAACTATCAAGTGCGTCGTGGTTGGGGACAACGCGGTGGGCAAGACTCGGCTCATTTGCGCCCGCGCCTGCAATGCCACATTGACCCAGTACCAGCTTCTCGCCACCCATGTGCCCACGGTCTGGGCCATTGACCAGTATCGTGTTTGCCAGGAG GTGCTGGAGCGCTCCCGAGATGTGGTGGATGATGTTAGTGTGTCCTTGCGACTCTGGGATACCTTTGGGGACCACCACAAAGATAGACGCTTTGCTTACGGAAG GTCTGATGTTGTGGTCTTATGCTTCTCCATTGCTAACCCGAACTCCCTGCACCATGTTAAGACTATGTGGTACCCAGAGATCAAGCACTTCTGCCCCCGAGCACCTGTCATCCTGGTGGGCTGCCAGCTTGACCTTCGCTATGCTGACCTGGAAGCAGTCAATCGAGCCAGACGACCCTTGGCCAG GCCAATCAAACCCAATGAGATTCTGCCaccagagaaggggagggaggtggcCAAGGAGCTGGGCATCCCCTATTATGAGACCAGCGTGGTAGCCCAATTTGGTATCAAGGATGTCTTTGACAACGCCATCCGTGCCGCCCTCATCTCCCGCCGGCACCTGCAGTTCTGGAAGTCCCACCTCCGCAACGTCCAGAGGCCACTGCTCCAGGCCCCTTTCCTGCCTCCCAAGCCACCCCCACCCATCATCATGGTCCCAGACCCCCCTTCCAACAATGAGGAGCACCCAGCCCACCTGCTGGAGGACCCACTGTGTGCAGATGTCATTCTAGTGCTGCAAGAGAAGATCAAAATCTATGCCCACAAGATCTacctctccacctcctcctccaagtTCTACGACCTGTTCCTGATGGACCTGAGTGAGGAGGACCAGcaaggggcagctgggggcagtTTCGGGGCTGCTGTCTCCACCACTGCCACCGAGCGGACGCtgcaccaggaggagaggcaccACGGGCGTGACTTCCTCCTCCGAGCCGCCAGCTTCGACATCTGCGAAAGCACCGAGGAGTTCAGCTCCAGCCAGCGTCCACCGTGCCTTAGAGCCTCCACCAGCGACGGGATCCTGCGAGGCAACAGCTACGAGAAAGGGCAGCGCGGGCTGAGGCGGGGGAGGATCCTGTCTTCCTGGAGCCGTGCCTTCGTCAGCATCCAGGAAGAGATGGCCGACGACCCCCTGACCTACAAATCCCGGCTCATGGTGGTGGTGAAGATGGACCCTTCCATCCAGCCTGGGCCCTTCCGGGCGGTGCTCAAGTACCTGTACACAGGGGAGCTGGACGAGAACGAGCGGGACCTCATGCACATTGCCCACATTGCTGAGCTGCTGGAGGTCTTCGACCTCAGGATGATGGTGGCCAACATCCTGAACAACGAGGCGTTCATGAACCAGGAGATCACCAAAGCCTTTCACGTCAGGAGGACCAATCGTGTGAAGGAGTGCCTGGCCAAAGGGACTTTCTCTG ATGTCATCTTCATCCTGGACGATGGTGCTATTAGTGCCCACAAGCCCTTGCTTATCTCCAGCTGCGATTGGATGGCTGCTATGTTTGGGGGTCCTTTTGTGGAGAGCTCCACCCAAGAG GTGGTGTTCCCTTACACCAGTAAGAGCTGCATGCGGGCTGTTCTCGAGTACCTGTACACCGGCCAGTTCAGCTCCAGCCCGGACCTCGACGACATGAAGCTCATCATCCTGGCCAATCGGCTATGTCTGCCGCACCTGGTGGCTCTCACAG AGCAGTACATGGTGGCGGGCCTGATGGAGGCATTGCAGATGTTGGTGGATATCGATGGGGACGTCCTCGTGTTCCTGGAATTGGCGCAG ttcCACTGTGCGTACCAGCTTGCAGACTGGTGCCTTCATCACATTTGCACCAACTACAACAATGTCTGTCGGAAGTTCCCCCGGGATATGAAGGCCATGTCAGCAG AGAACCAGGAGTACTTTGAGAAGCACCGCTGGCCGCCGGTCTGGTACCTGAAGGAAGAGGATCACTACCAGCGGGCCAAGAAGGAGCGTGAGAAGGAAGACTACCTCCACCAGAAACGGCAGCCCAAGAGGAGGTGGCTTTTCTGGAACACATCCTCCTCCCCTTCTGCGTCCCCTTCCTCAtcagcagccacagcctcctcctcctcctcttcatcatcatcGTCGTCGTCCTCAGCTGTGGTTtga
- the RHOBTB2 gene encoding rho-related BTB domain-containing protein 2 isoform X3 translates to MEREIPVLRVRSQLMDSDMDYERPNVETIKCVVVGDNAVGKTRLICARACNATLTQYQLLATHVPTVWAIDQYRVCQEVLERSRDVVDDVSVSLRLWDTFGDHHKDRRFAYGRSDVVVLCFSIANPNSLHHVKTMWYPEIKHFCPRAPVILVGCQLDLRYADLEAVNRARRPLARPIKPNEILPPEKGREVAKELGIPYYETSVVAQFGIKDVFDNAIRAALISRRHLQFWKSHLRNVQRPLLQAPFLPPKPPPPIIMVPDPPSNNEEHPAHLLEDPLCADVILVLQEKIKIYAHKIYLSTSSSKFYDLFLMDLSEEDQQGAAGGSFGAAVSTTATERTLHQEERHHGRDFLLRAASFDICESTEEFSSSQRPPCLRASTSDGILRGNSYEKGQRGLRRGRILSSWSRAFVSIQEEMADDPLTYKSRLMVVVKMDPSIQPGPFRAVLKYLYTGELDENERDLMHIAHIAELLEVFDLRMMVANILNNEAFMNQEITKAFHVRRTNRVKECLAKGTFSDVIFILDDGAISAHKPLLISSCDWMAAMFGGPFVESSTQEVVFPYTSKSCMRAVLEYLYTGQFSSSPDLDDMKLIILANRLCLPHLVALTEQYMVAGLMEALQMLVDIDGDVLVFLELAQFHCAYQLADWCLHHICTNYNNVCRKFPRDMKAMSAENQEYFEKHRWPPVWYLKEEDHYQRAKKEREKEDYLHQKRQPKRRWLFWNTSSSPSASPSSSAATASSSSSSSSSSSSSAVV, encoded by the exons GTCCCAATTAATGGATTCTGACATGGATTATGAGAGGCCAAACGTAGAAACTATCAAGTGCGTCGTGGTTGGGGACAACGCGGTGGGCAAGACTCGGCTCATTTGCGCCCGCGCCTGCAATGCCACATTGACCCAGTACCAGCTTCTCGCCACCCATGTGCCCACGGTCTGGGCCATTGACCAGTATCGTGTTTGCCAGGAG GTGCTGGAGCGCTCCCGAGATGTGGTGGATGATGTTAGTGTGTCCTTGCGACTCTGGGATACCTTTGGGGACCACCACAAAGATAGACGCTTTGCTTACGGAAG GTCTGATGTTGTGGTCTTATGCTTCTCCATTGCTAACCCGAACTCCCTGCACCATGTTAAGACTATGTGGTACCCAGAGATCAAGCACTTCTGCCCCCGAGCACCTGTCATCCTGGTGGGCTGCCAGCTTGACCTTCGCTATGCTGACCTGGAAGCAGTCAATCGAGCCAGACGACCCTTGGCCAG GCCAATCAAACCCAATGAGATTCTGCCaccagagaaggggagggaggtggcCAAGGAGCTGGGCATCCCCTATTATGAGACCAGCGTGGTAGCCCAATTTGGTATCAAGGATGTCTTTGACAACGCCATCCGTGCCGCCCTCATCTCCCGCCGGCACCTGCAGTTCTGGAAGTCCCACCTCCGCAACGTCCAGAGGCCACTGCTCCAGGCCCCTTTCCTGCCTCCCAAGCCACCCCCACCCATCATCATGGTCCCAGACCCCCCTTCCAACAATGAGGAGCACCCAGCCCACCTGCTGGAGGACCCACTGTGTGCAGATGTCATTCTAGTGCTGCAAGAGAAGATCAAAATCTATGCCCACAAGATCTacctctccacctcctcctccaagtTCTACGACCTGTTCCTGATGGACCTGAGTGAGGAGGACCAGcaaggggcagctgggggcagtTTCGGGGCTGCTGTCTCCACCACTGCCACCGAGCGGACGCtgcaccaggaggagaggcaccACGGGCGTGACTTCCTCCTCCGAGCCGCCAGCTTCGACATCTGCGAAAGCACCGAGGAGTTCAGCTCCAGCCAGCGTCCACCGTGCCTTAGAGCCTCCACCAGCGACGGGATCCTGCGAGGCAACAGCTACGAGAAAGGGCAGCGCGGGCTGAGGCGGGGGAGGATCCTGTCTTCCTGGAGCCGTGCCTTCGTCAGCATCCAGGAAGAGATGGCCGACGACCCCCTGACCTACAAATCCCGGCTCATGGTGGTGGTGAAGATGGACCCTTCCATCCAGCCTGGGCCCTTCCGGGCGGTGCTCAAGTACCTGTACACAGGGGAGCTGGACGAGAACGAGCGGGACCTCATGCACATTGCCCACATTGCTGAGCTGCTGGAGGTCTTCGACCTCAGGATGATGGTGGCCAACATCCTGAACAACGAGGCGTTCATGAACCAGGAGATCACCAAAGCCTTTCACGTCAGGAGGACCAATCGTGTGAAGGAGTGCCTGGCCAAAGGGACTTTCTCTG ATGTCATCTTCATCCTGGACGATGGTGCTATTAGTGCCCACAAGCCCTTGCTTATCTCCAGCTGCGATTGGATGGCTGCTATGTTTGGGGGTCCTTTTGTGGAGAGCTCCACCCAAGAG GTGGTGTTCCCTTACACCAGTAAGAGCTGCATGCGGGCTGTTCTCGAGTACCTGTACACCGGCCAGTTCAGCTCCAGCCCGGACCTCGACGACATGAAGCTCATCATCCTGGCCAATCGGCTATGTCTGCCGCACCTGGTGGCTCTCACAG AGCAGTACATGGTGGCGGGCCTGATGGAGGCATTGCAGATGTTGGTGGATATCGATGGGGACGTCCTCGTGTTCCTGGAATTGGCGCAG ttcCACTGTGCGTACCAGCTTGCAGACTGGTGCCTTCATCACATTTGCACCAACTACAACAATGTCTGTCGGAAGTTCCCCCGGGATATGAAGGCCATGTCAGCAG AGAACCAGGAGTACTTTGAGAAGCACCGCTGGCCGCCGGTCTGGTACCTGAAGGAAGAGGATCACTACCAGCGGGCCAAGAAGGAGCGTGAGAAGGAAGACTACCTCCACCAGAAACGGCAGCCCAAGAGGAGGTGGCTTTTCTGGAACACATCCTCCTCCCCTTCTGCGTCCCCTTCCTCAtcagcagccacagcctcctcctcctcctcttcatcatcatcGTCGTCGTCCTCAGCTGTGGTTtga
- the RHOBTB2 gene encoding rho-related BTB domain-containing protein 2 isoform X2: protein MEAQAKAHHAEKKTKMYHSSSQLMDSDMDYERPNVETIKCVVVGDNAVGKTRLICARACNATLTQYQLLATHVPTVWAIDQYRVCQEVLERSRDVVDDVSVSLRLWDTFGDHHKDRRFAYGRSDVVVLCFSIANPNSLHHVKTMWYPEIKHFCPRAPVILVGCQLDLRYADLEAVNRARRPLARPIKPNEILPPEKGREVAKELGIPYYETSVVAQFGIKDVFDNAIRAALISRRHLQFWKSHLRNVQRPLLQAPFLPPKPPPPIIMVPDPPSNNEEHPAHLLEDPLCADVILVLQEKIKIYAHKIYLSTSSSKFYDLFLMDLSEEDQQGAAGGSFGAAVSTTATERTLHQEERHHGRDFLLRAASFDICESTEEFSSSQRPPCLRASTSDGILRGNSYEKGQRGLRRGRILSSWSRAFVSIQEEMADDPLTYKSRLMVVVKMDPSIQPGPFRAVLKYLYTGELDENERDLMHIAHIAELLEVFDLRMMVANILNNEAFMNQEITKAFHVRRTNRVKECLAKGTFSDVIFILDDGAISAHKPLLISSCDWMAAMFGGPFVESSTQEVVFPYTSKSCMRAVLEYLYTGQFSSSPDLDDMKLIILANRLCLPHLVALTEQYMVAGLMEALQMLVDIDGDVLVFLELAQFHCAYQLADWCLHHICTNYNNVCRKFPRDMKAMSAENQEYFEKHRWPPVWYLKEEDHYQRAKKEREKEDYLHQKRQPKRRWLFWNTSSSPSASPSSSAATASSSSSSSSSSSSSAVV from the exons GTCCCAATTAATGGATTCTGACATGGATTATGAGAGGCCAAACGTAGAAACTATCAAGTGCGTCGTGGTTGGGGACAACGCGGTGGGCAAGACTCGGCTCATTTGCGCCCGCGCCTGCAATGCCACATTGACCCAGTACCAGCTTCTCGCCACCCATGTGCCCACGGTCTGGGCCATTGACCAGTATCGTGTTTGCCAGGAG GTGCTGGAGCGCTCCCGAGATGTGGTGGATGATGTTAGTGTGTCCTTGCGACTCTGGGATACCTTTGGGGACCACCACAAAGATAGACGCTTTGCTTACGGAAG GTCTGATGTTGTGGTCTTATGCTTCTCCATTGCTAACCCGAACTCCCTGCACCATGTTAAGACTATGTGGTACCCAGAGATCAAGCACTTCTGCCCCCGAGCACCTGTCATCCTGGTGGGCTGCCAGCTTGACCTTCGCTATGCTGACCTGGAAGCAGTCAATCGAGCCAGACGACCCTTGGCCAG GCCAATCAAACCCAATGAGATTCTGCCaccagagaaggggagggaggtggcCAAGGAGCTGGGCATCCCCTATTATGAGACCAGCGTGGTAGCCCAATTTGGTATCAAGGATGTCTTTGACAACGCCATCCGTGCCGCCCTCATCTCCCGCCGGCACCTGCAGTTCTGGAAGTCCCACCTCCGCAACGTCCAGAGGCCACTGCTCCAGGCCCCTTTCCTGCCTCCCAAGCCACCCCCACCCATCATCATGGTCCCAGACCCCCCTTCCAACAATGAGGAGCACCCAGCCCACCTGCTGGAGGACCCACTGTGTGCAGATGTCATTCTAGTGCTGCAAGAGAAGATCAAAATCTATGCCCACAAGATCTacctctccacctcctcctccaagtTCTACGACCTGTTCCTGATGGACCTGAGTGAGGAGGACCAGcaaggggcagctgggggcagtTTCGGGGCTGCTGTCTCCACCACTGCCACCGAGCGGACGCtgcaccaggaggagaggcaccACGGGCGTGACTTCCTCCTCCGAGCCGCCAGCTTCGACATCTGCGAAAGCACCGAGGAGTTCAGCTCCAGCCAGCGTCCACCGTGCCTTAGAGCCTCCACCAGCGACGGGATCCTGCGAGGCAACAGCTACGAGAAAGGGCAGCGCGGGCTGAGGCGGGGGAGGATCCTGTCTTCCTGGAGCCGTGCCTTCGTCAGCATCCAGGAAGAGATGGCCGACGACCCCCTGACCTACAAATCCCGGCTCATGGTGGTGGTGAAGATGGACCCTTCCATCCAGCCTGGGCCCTTCCGGGCGGTGCTCAAGTACCTGTACACAGGGGAGCTGGACGAGAACGAGCGGGACCTCATGCACATTGCCCACATTGCTGAGCTGCTGGAGGTCTTCGACCTCAGGATGATGGTGGCCAACATCCTGAACAACGAGGCGTTCATGAACCAGGAGATCACCAAAGCCTTTCACGTCAGGAGGACCAATCGTGTGAAGGAGTGCCTGGCCAAAGGGACTTTCTCTG ATGTCATCTTCATCCTGGACGATGGTGCTATTAGTGCCCACAAGCCCTTGCTTATCTCCAGCTGCGATTGGATGGCTGCTATGTTTGGGGGTCCTTTTGTGGAGAGCTCCACCCAAGAG GTGGTGTTCCCTTACACCAGTAAGAGCTGCATGCGGGCTGTTCTCGAGTACCTGTACACCGGCCAGTTCAGCTCCAGCCCGGACCTCGACGACATGAAGCTCATCATCCTGGCCAATCGGCTATGTCTGCCGCACCTGGTGGCTCTCACAG AGCAGTACATGGTGGCGGGCCTGATGGAGGCATTGCAGATGTTGGTGGATATCGATGGGGACGTCCTCGTGTTCCTGGAATTGGCGCAG ttcCACTGTGCGTACCAGCTTGCAGACTGGTGCCTTCATCACATTTGCACCAACTACAACAATGTCTGTCGGAAGTTCCCCCGGGATATGAAGGCCATGTCAGCAG AGAACCAGGAGTACTTTGAGAAGCACCGCTGGCCGCCGGTCTGGTACCTGAAGGAAGAGGATCACTACCAGCGGGCCAAGAAGGAGCGTGAGAAGGAAGACTACCTCCACCAGAAACGGCAGCCCAAGAGGAGGTGGCTTTTCTGGAACACATCCTCCTCCCCTTCTGCGTCCCCTTCCTCAtcagcagccacagcctcctcctcctcctcttcatcatcatcGTCGTCGTCCTCAGCTGTGGTTtga
- the LOC116836889 gene encoding tumor necrosis factor receptor superfamily member 10A-like, whose amino-acid sequence MSPGLASMSASLLLLLCLLAHETKSASVSLAQDPEGPQLIPVALSRSTEDSEFYQHEDHLCRKCPAGFHVEKHCVTSNTSGKCSRCEEGAEFTEYPNALPKCLTCRVCRKDEVQLSRCNSSKNTQCTCKNGTFCSPDHPCEICQRCTLRCPEGAMQVSSCTPQSDIQCAHPTGPPPVAGGIAGRTAICIVAVVILILLAVLWWCWYSRSSSSGGDSRKMSDSFKFSLTKVHILSPLRNCTRGRLATQDNRRNEQLDQESQHGLLAVSDPKEAIRKNSRCETTALSAADSAPKQERNPASQMVSRRRKLVPGRGKDPIETLRCSFDTFTQEVPFKDWRRFGRALLLTENEIEIAERSDKYSQEPHYQMLCTWLNKAGVGASVNQLLETLDKIDLRGVADIICSKLIGLYEEEEELN is encoded by the exons ATGAGCCCGGGGCTGGCCAGCATGAGTGCtagcctgctgctgcttctctgcctgcTCGCG CATGAAACCAAATCAGCAAGTGTCTCGCTGGCCCAGGATCCAGAGGGGCCCCAGTTGATCCCTGTAGCTTTGAGTCGCAGCACAGAGGACTCCGAGTTCTACCAACACGAAGATCATCTTTGCAGAAAGTGCCCTGCAG GTTTCCATGTTGAAAAGCATTGTGTTACCTCGAACACTAGCGGGAAGTGCTCTCGGTGCGAAGAAGGAGCTGAATTCACAGAGTACCCCAATGCGCTTCCCAAGTGCCTGACTTGTCGTGTCTGCAGAAAAG ATGAGGTGCAGCTGAGTAGGTGCAACAGCAGTAAGAACACACAGTGTACTTGCAAGAACGGTACCTTCTGCTCTCCAGACCATCCCTGTGAAATATGCCAGAGGTGCACACTCAG GTGCCCCGAAGGAGCCATGCAGGTCAGTTCTTGCACACCGCAAAGTGACATCCAATGTGCACATCCCACAGGCCCGCCTCCTGTGGCAG GCGGCATTGCAGGCAGGACGGCAATTTGTATTGTAGCGGTAGTCATCTTGATCTTGCTTGCAGTCTTGTGGTGGTGCTGGTACAGTCGTAGCTCGTCTTCTGGAG GTGATTCAAGGAAGATGTCAGACAGCTTCAAG TTTTCCTTAACAAAGGTGCATATCCTGTCACCACTGAGGAACTGCACTCGGGGGAGGCTGGCAACTCAGGACAACAGGCGGAATGAGCAGTTAGATCAGGAATCCCAGCATGGGTTGCTGGCTGTGTCAGACCCTAAAGAAGCAATAAGGAAGAATAGTCGATGTGAGACTACGGCTCTATCTGCAGCAGACAGTGCCCCCAAGCAGGAG AGAAACCCAGCATCTCAAATggtgagcaggaggaggaaattgGTTCCAGGGAGAGGAAAGGACCCAATAGAGA CTTTGCGGTGCTCCTTCGACACCTTCACTCAAGAAGTGCCCTTCAAGGACTGGAGACGGTTTGGGAGAGCTCTCCTCCTCACAGAAAATGAGATTGAGATCGCGGAGAGGAGTGACAAGTACTCACAGGAGCCGCATTACCAGATGTTATGCACCTGGCTGAACAAAGCAGGAGTAGGGGCTTCTGTCAACCAGCTACTGGAGACACTAGATAAGATTGATCTCAGGGGCGTTGCAGACATTATCTGCTCCAAGCTTATTGGCCTTTatgaggaagaagaagaattaaACTGA